From one Nitrospirota bacterium genomic stretch:
- a CDS encoding universal stress protein encodes MKIEKILIGIDFGPKTDSIISYASYFADKLRASLHLLYVIDYIVTPPAYLIPYIEEEKKNAEKNFEAVKKLFSSANIINIETEVIIGRLQESFHATLKRINADMLILGFMTHTFRRSSSEKLIKGLQIPMLVVRGKKSNSTSIKSLKINKILCPVDFSYQSKKALNVALQLKDIFSAKLEILHVSQDYLIKRIKRLQGQEKEKDRALNELKEKTRETLNSFLENLSLKEQGFIYEGDPVKKIISFVEERDMDLVVMGAKGLGLIKGMLIGSVTDAVLKTSPCPVLVIS; translated from the coding sequence ATGAAAATTGAAAAAATTCTTATAGGAATCGATTTCGGCCCAAAGACAGATAGTATTATCAGTTATGCATCGTATTTTGCTGATAAATTAAGAGCTTCTTTGCATCTTCTTTATGTTATTGATTACATCGTAACTCCTCCAGCTTATTTAATCCCTTATATCGAAGAAGAAAAGAAGAACGCAGAAAAAAATTTTGAAGCAGTAAAAAAACTATTTAGTAGTGCTAACATTATTAATATAGAAACCGAAGTTATCATTGGAAGGCTTCAAGAATCTTTTCACGCAACTCTTAAAAGAATAAATGCTGATATGCTGATTCTTGGATTTATGACACATACCTTTAGACGTAGCAGTTCAGAAAAATTGATCAAAGGACTTCAGATACCGATGCTTGTTGTAAGGGGTAAGAAATCTAATTCTACAAGTATTAAAAGTTTAAAGATAAACAAAATTCTTTGTCCTGTTGATTTTTCCTATCAATCAAAAAAGGCTCTAAATGTTGCATTGCAATTGAAGGATATTTTTTCAGCAAAATTAGAGATTCTGCACGTTTCTCAGGATTATTTAATAAAAAGAATAAAGAGATTGCAAGGACAAGAAAAAGAGAAAGATAGAGCATTAAATGAGTTAAAAGAAAAGACAAGAGAAACTCTCAATTCATTTTTAGAAAATTTATCATTAAAAGAGCAGGGATTTATTTATGAGGGTGATCCTGTAAAAAAAATAATCTCATTTGTAGAAGAGAGAGATATGGATCTGGTTGTAATGGGTGCAAAAGGACTGGGTCTGATCAAAGGAATGCTTATAGGAAGTGTTACTGATGCTGTCTTGAAAACCTCTCCCTGTCCAGTCCTCGTAATAAGCTAA
- the larC gene encoding nickel pincer cofactor biosynthesis protein LarC, whose amino-acid sequence MKIAYFDCFSGISGDMSLGALIDAGLSYKKLEREIKKIHIEGYKLHVQKVKRSFLSAKKVTIKISQIPSVKADKAIRRWKDAEKLINSSSLSSVIKEQGLRTLKRIFDAEARVHGISFDKVHLHELSAVDCIIDIFGTIIGLNLMGIDKVYSSPINLGSGVIQTKHGKIPVPAPATAEILKNVPVYSGGVSSELTTPTGAAIIREISSAFGDVPIMKINKIGIGAGENKFQNWPNVLRIFIGETTDKNTFFENEIITVIETNIDDMNPQIFEHVIEKLYKAGALDVYLTQVIMKKGRPGILMTILSRIEQRDNLIEIILRETSTIGLRFYETKRRILERQIRTIDTKWGKVKVKSSKLNKNLKKITPEYEDCKKIADKFNVPLISVMRKIT is encoded by the coding sequence GTGAAAATTGCATATTTTGATTGTTTTTCAGGAATAAGCGGTGACATGAGTCTTGGTGCTCTTATTGATGCAGGACTTTCGTATAAAAAATTGGAAAGAGAGATAAAAAAGATCCATATTGAAGGATATAAACTACATGTTCAAAAAGTTAAACGTTCATTTCTTTCTGCAAAGAAAGTCACTATTAAAATTTCTCAAATACCTTCAGTGAAAGCTGATAAAGCTATAAGAAGATGGAAAGATGCTGAAAAATTAATCAATTCATCTTCACTTTCATCAGTTATTAAAGAGCAAGGACTTAGAACGCTGAAGAGAATTTTTGATGCTGAAGCACGCGTTCATGGTATTTCATTTGATAAAGTCCATCTACATGAGCTCAGCGCTGTCGACTGTATAATTGATATATTTGGAACAATCATTGGTTTAAACCTTATGGGCATAGATAAAGTCTATTCATCCCCAATAAATCTTGGAAGCGGCGTCATCCAAACAAAACATGGTAAAATTCCTGTCCCTGCTCCAGCAACTGCTGAAATACTTAAGAATGTCCCTGTTTATTCAGGAGGAGTGTCTTCTGAGTTAACTACTCCAACTGGAGCAGCAATCATTAGAGAAATTTCGTCAGCTTTTGGTGATGTTCCGATAATGAAAATCAATAAGATTGGAATAGGTGCAGGAGAAAATAAATTTCAAAACTGGCCAAATGTATTGAGGATTTTTATTGGTGAAACTACAGATAAAAACACTTTTTTTGAAAATGAAATTATCACGGTAATCGAGACTAATATCGATGATATGAATCCTCAGATTTTTGAACATGTTATAGAGAAGCTTTACAAAGCAGGTGCTCTTGATGTCTATCTCACTCAGGTAATCATGAAGAAGGGAAGACCTGGCATATTGATGACCATACTTTCACGGATAGAACAGAGAGATAACCTAATAGAGATAATACTTCGAGAGACCTCTACAATTGGCTTGAGATTTTATGAAACTAAAAGGAGAATCCTTGAAAGGCAAATAAGAACAATAGATACAAAGTGGGGTAAAGTAAAAGTAAAATCCTCAAAGCTCAACAAAAATCTAAAAAAAATAACACCTGAATATGAGGACTGCAAAAAAATTGCAGATAAATTTAATGTCCCTCTTATTTCAGTAATGAGAAAAATTACATAA
- the hisB gene encoding imidazoleglycerol-phosphate dehydratase HisB — translation MRTATIERKTKETDIKVKVNLDGKGNYTIDTSIPFFDHMLSLMCKHGLFDMKIKAKGDTEIDDHHTVEDIGIVLGKAIKQALRKKEGISRYGQASVPMDEALALVSLDISGRPYLVYRVQFSKKSKLKNFDPDLIEDFLLAFVSNSGITLHIESQYGRNTHHIIEAIFKALGRALKQAVTIDPRIKGVPSTKKCLD, via the coding sequence ATGAGGACAGCAACAATTGAGAGGAAAACAAAGGAGACGGATATAAAAGTTAAAGTCAATCTTGACGGTAAAGGAAATTATACAATCGATACCTCAATTCCGTTCTTTGATCATATGCTTTCACTTATGTGTAAGCATGGGCTTTTTGATATGAAGATAAAAGCAAAAGGTGATACCGAGATTGACGATCATCATACAGTAGAAGATATAGGAATAGTGCTGGGCAAAGCAATAAAACAAGCCCTTAGAAAAAAGGAAGGTATATCAAGATACGGTCAGGCATCTGTGCCAATGGATGAAGCGCTTGCTCTGGTTAGCCTTGATATCAGTGGAAGGCCTTACCTTGTATACAGGGTTCAGTTTTCGAAGAAGAGTAAATTAAAGAACTTCGACCCTGATCTTATCGAGGATTTTTTGCTTGCATTTGTGAGCAACAGTGGAATTACCCTTCATATAGAATCTCAGTATGGGAGGAATACTCACCATATAATTGAGGCTATATTCAAAGCCCTGGGTAGAGCACTAAAGCAAGCTGTAACTATCGATCCGAGGATTAAGGGTGTGCCTTCAACAAAGAAATGTTTAGACTGA
- a CDS encoding AAA family ATPase, whose translation MKIAITGKGGVGKTTLASLLSQLFSADGKRVIAVDADPDANLASALGVPKEKAEKIKPISDMQELIEERTGTKRGRMGGIFKLNPKVDDLPDEIGYRINDITLMTIGKLKAAASGCYCPENVLLRNLLKHLILQRSEVVIVDMEAGIEHLTRGTAESVDAFIVVVEPGQRSIQTARAVKELAKGLGVKNVFVVANKIRDSKDLDFIKENIENMQFIGAIAFNNAVMEADIRGLSPYKLSPETVKDVEEIKNRLEKLYLKK comes from the coding sequence ATGAAAATAGCAATAACAGGAAAAGGTGGAGTAGGTAAGACCACTCTTGCATCTTTATTGAGTCAACTTTTTTCAGCAGATGGCAAAAGAGTAATTGCTGTTGATGCAGATCCGGATGCAAATCTTGCATCTGCCCTTGGTGTTCCAAAAGAAAAAGCAGAAAAGATAAAACCAATATCAGATATGCAAGAGCTTATAGAGGAGAGAACAGGAACGAAAAGAGGCAGGATGGGAGGAATATTTAAATTAAATCCTAAAGTTGATGATTTACCAGATGAAATCGGGTATCGAATAAACGATATTACACTCATGACTATTGGGAAATTGAAGGCAGCAGCATCCGGATGTTACTGTCCTGAAAATGTGCTTCTCAGAAATTTGCTTAAACACTTGATTTTGCAACGTAGTGAAGTTGTTATTGTTGATATGGAAGCAGGGATAGAGCATTTGACGAGAGGAACAGCAGAGTCTGTTGATGCATTTATAGTTGTTGTTGAACCAGGACAGAGAAGTATACAGACAGCAAGAGCAGTTAAAGAGTTAGCAAAAGGTCTTGGTGTCAAAAATGTTTTTGTTGTAGCAAATAAAATAAGGGATTCCAAAGATTTAGATTTTATAAAAGAAAACATAGAAAATATGCAATTTATAGGAGCTATTGCATTTAACAATGCTGTTATGGAAGCGGATATTCGGGGATTATCGCCATATAAATTATCACCAGAAACAGTTAAGGATGTAGAAGAAATAAAAAATAGATTAGAAAAATTATATTTGAAAAAATGA
- the hisC gene encoding histidinol-phosphate transaminase translates to MNIKDIVKTNILSLSAYNAKEINCKVKLDANESPYGFKGLQKFLKSIKTNRYPDPEAKDLKRLLSRDLKLKPENILQGNGSDELIYYLITTFGGPVLYPVPTFSMYGIISQAIGEKRIEIPLGNEFDLDIKGTLYAIRKEKPRLIFLSSPNNPTGNCFSKDKILRIIDATQNKAIVVVDEAYQPFASDRGFIPLLSDYENLVILRTLSKIGLAAMRVGFLIADKEIINEVNKVRLPYNLNSISQAIACAVLKDKSIRTGIIKSIVSERKRLHDELSKIENIKPYPSEANFILFKVKNPDFIYKKLFKKGVLVRNMKGVVDGCLRVTVGTPEENRIFLKALKEVACIKS, encoded by the coding sequence ATGAATATTAAAGACATTGTTAAAACCAATATTTTGTCATTATCTGCATATAATGCAAAGGAGATTAATTGTAAGGTCAAGCTTGATGCTAATGAAAGCCCATACGGTTTTAAAGGTTTGCAAAAGTTTTTAAAATCTATAAAGACTAATAGATATCCAGATCCAGAAGCTAAAGATCTTAAAAGACTCCTTTCAAGAGATTTAAAATTAAAACCCGAAAATATACTTCAGGGAAATGGGTCAGATGAATTAATTTATTATCTTATTACAACTTTTGGAGGCCCTGTTCTTTATCCAGTGCCTACATTCTCGATGTATGGGATCATTTCGCAAGCTATAGGTGAGAAAAGGATTGAAATTCCTCTGGGGAATGAATTTGACCTCGATATAAAAGGCACTTTATACGCTATCAGAAAAGAGAAACCCAGGTTAATCTTTCTTAGCTCTCCTAATAACCCGACAGGAAATTGTTTTTCTAAAGACAAAATTTTAAGAATAATAGATGCTACCCAAAATAAAGCTATTGTTGTAGTTGATGAAGCATACCAGCCTTTTGCGAGTGATAGAGGGTTTATTCCTTTACTTAGCGACTATGAAAATCTTGTTATTTTAAGGACGTTAAGTAAAATAGGACTGGCAGCAATGAGGGTAGGGTTTCTTATCGCGGATAAAGAGATCATCAATGAAGTGAATAAGGTCAGACTGCCATATAATCTCAATTCTATTTCTCAGGCAATAGCCTGTGCAGTTCTTAAAGATAAATCTATCAGGACAGGAATCATAAAATCAATCGTTTCAGAAAGGAAAAGACTTCACGATGAGCTTTCAAAGATAGAGAATATAAAGCCCTATCCATCAGAAGCAAATTTTATATTATTCAAAGTTAAAAATCCTGATTTTATTTATAAAAAACTTTTTAAAAAAGGTGTGCTTGTGAGAAATATGAAAGGTGTCGTAGATGGATGCTTAAGGGTGACGGTAGGGACACCAGAGGAAAATAGAATTTTTCTGAAGGCATTAAAGGAGGTTGCGTGTATAAAGAGTTGA